Proteins encoded in a region of the Vicia villosa cultivar HV-30 ecotype Madison, WI linkage group LG5, Vvil1.0, whole genome shotgun sequence genome:
- the LOC131607491 gene encoding stress-related protein-like isoform X1, with protein sequence MRFNTIYGVAKECSTELRPSIKTVEETVKSVVGPVNEKFHLVPDEILRHTDQDHHYTGHQTPVANIATVSEMAMRIYAKYEPVAEQNVASAWRKVKQSPVFHRVANVVASKAAICAEKYNNAVIGAAEKGCKVSAYTPLVHTERIANVFDNDGFSGFDDKCDVQFIGHG encoded by the exons ATGCGGTTCAACACCATCTACGGTGTTGCCAAGGAGTGCTCCACCGAGCTCAGGCCAAGCATCAAGACCGTTGAAGAAACCGTCAAGAGCGTGGTAGGTCCCGTCAACGAGAAATTCCACCTCGTTCCCGATGAGATCCTCCGTCACACCGATCAAGACCACCATTACACTGGCCATCAAACTCCTGTTGCCAACATAGCCACCGTGTCAGAAATGGCGATGAGGATTTACGCGAAGTACGAGCCTGTGGCAGAGCAGAATGTGGCTTCTGCGTGGAGGAAGGTGAAACAGTCTCCGGTGTTCCATCGGGTGGCGAATGTGGTTGCGTCGAAGGCTGCGATTTGCGCGGAGAAGTACAACAATGCGGTTATCGGTGCCGCAGAGAAGGGTTGTAAGGTCTCAGCGTACACGCCTTTGGTGCATACAGAGAGGATAGCTAACGTGTTTG ACAATGATGGTTTCAGTGGGTTTGATGATAAATGCGACGTGCAATTTATTGGACACGGATGA
- the LOC131607491 gene encoding stress-related protein-like isoform X2: protein MRFNTIYGVAKECSTELRPSIKTVEETVKSVVGPVNEKFHLVPDEILRHTDQDHHYTGHQTPVANIATVSEMAMRIYAKYEPVAEQNVASAWRKVKQSPVFHRVANVVASKAAICAEKYNNAVIGAAEKGCKVSAYTPLVHTERIANVFGEF, encoded by the coding sequence ATGCGGTTCAACACCATCTACGGTGTTGCCAAGGAGTGCTCCACCGAGCTCAGGCCAAGCATCAAGACCGTTGAAGAAACCGTCAAGAGCGTGGTAGGTCCCGTCAACGAGAAATTCCACCTCGTTCCCGATGAGATCCTCCGTCACACCGATCAAGACCACCATTACACTGGCCATCAAACTCCTGTTGCCAACATAGCCACCGTGTCAGAAATGGCGATGAGGATTTACGCGAAGTACGAGCCTGTGGCAGAGCAGAATGTGGCTTCTGCGTGGAGGAAGGTGAAACAGTCTCCGGTGTTCCATCGGGTGGCGAATGTGGTTGCGTCGAAGGCTGCGATTTGCGCGGAGAAGTACAACAATGCGGTTATCGGTGCCGCAGAGAAGGGTTGTAAGGTCTCAGCGTACACGCCTTTGGTGCATACAGAGAGGATAGCTAACGTGTTTGGTGAATTTTGa